A genomic window from Sphingobacterium spiritivorum includes:
- a CDS encoding ankyrin repeat domain-containing protein, whose protein sequence is MSQSFIKACEDGKRKIAEILLEKQQVDVRYTDEMGRTALHYAAHRGYLDLVKQLISAGADISYEEHNGETPVFFAILQKQKQTALYLIGQGANLQINDFQGNSLLHVAASSGQQEIAEKLLHEGLDVNALNNQAETPLLLAVQGKFPPVVQVLLHNGANVDLTDRNGNTALNTAVSNSSVPIVNMLLDNGATVNLLNDQSESPLLIAAKLGNRIIAQKLVETGADIFTESADGVSPVWYVCGSNQKELLSLFISKGLSPDYARPVDSFDGKDGQYIQKLIARTGTRTFILGYEPHYAGETLLQTATKSGYLSLMKVLTDNGAQIDKQDASGNTALHYAAAYGKKDAVRFLLANGSSPDITNVLEQKAIDYSNIQGFNEITALLIEYGATPDPVVSGSVSPVKEVSREEKTPMDMAQKKQALFDLKDLLDAGIISREEFEQEKSKILQA, encoded by the coding sequence ATGTCACAATCATTTATAAAAGCCTGTGAAGACGGCAAACGTAAGATCGCTGAGATATTATTGGAAAAACAACAGGTAGATGTCCGATACACGGACGAAATGGGACGTACGGCACTGCATTATGCTGCCCATCGCGGGTATCTGGACCTGGTAAAACAATTGATCAGTGCAGGGGCGGATATCAGCTATGAGGAACATAATGGAGAAACTCCCGTTTTCTTCGCTATCCTTCAAAAGCAAAAGCAGACCGCCCTATATCTGATCGGACAGGGAGCTAATCTGCAGATCAACGATTTTCAAGGTAACAGCTTGCTTCACGTCGCTGCAAGTAGCGGACAGCAGGAGATTGCAGAAAAACTTCTGCATGAAGGTCTGGATGTCAACGCACTCAATAATCAGGCAGAAACACCGTTATTGCTGGCGGTACAAGGTAAATTTCCGCCTGTTGTACAGGTGCTGCTTCATAACGGAGCAAATGTAGATCTGACGGATAGAAATGGAAATACGGCACTCAATACAGCTGTAAGCAACAGTTCTGTTCCTATTGTAAATATGCTTCTGGATAATGGAGCTACAGTTAATTTGCTGAATGATCAGAGTGAAAGTCCTTTGCTTATTGCGGCCAAACTAGGTAACCGCATTATAGCGCAGAAGCTGGTGGAGACCGGAGCTGATATTTTTACGGAATCAGCAGATGGCGTATCACCTGTCTGGTATGTATGTGGCAGTAACCAGAAAGAACTTTTATCTCTCTTTATTTCCAAAGGTCTCTCTCCGGACTATGCAAGGCCGGTAGACTCGTTTGATGGAAAAGACGGACAGTATATTCAGAAGCTTATAGCGCGCACAGGGACTCGTACATTTATTCTGGGGTACGAACCTCATTATGCAGGAGAAACATTATTGCAGACAGCTACAAAGTCCGGCTACCTGTCTTTGATGAAAGTATTAACCGACAATGGTGCGCAGATAGATAAGCAGGATGCCTCCGGTAATACAGCGCTGCACTATGCAGCTGCCTATGGTAAGAAAGATGCTGTTCGGTTTTTACTTGCTAATGGCAGTTCTCCTGATATTACTAACGTATTGGAGCAAAAGGCTATAGATTATTCTAATATACAGGGTTTTAATGAAATCACAGCCTTACTGATTGAATATGGTGCAACACCTGATCCGGTTGTATCAGGTTCAGTTTCTCCGGTTAAAGAGGTGTCAAGAGAGGAAAAAACGCCAATGGATATGGCACAGAAAAAACAAGCGCTGTTTGATCTGAAGGATTTGCTGGATGCGGGAATTATTTCCAGAGAAGAGTTTGAACAGGAAAAAAGTAAAATTCTACAGGCTTAA
- a CDS encoding ankyrin repeat domain-containing protein — translation MTNEELTALEKASNNGDDKLISDLLTLLDGKKNFDDYKLKSSIRQFIQKENYQILNALIDKGLIETDLYEYDRFSGSVIELLIHPGITDQQALSAYLDWLPQLFNKIDDIDEEVSGVTLLQYALGIGAPLGSLQILVACGADIHQKDKYDQSLLYHACSVSPVNVKNAPEIVGWLLDNGVEVDAANVENRTPLCRAVSTGNISLLSLLLENGADPSVQDWKGENAFYHAAVHLHNKDMVKLLLQYQTPDWHMLTKQNENLLNAFLRAMLNGNEDDLEILELFFENGADPEMTSQYYSAEKSGLDWIAEKPFEIMERLLEKQYFRIDYQDNEGNTLLHKVCRFNVNYEEKAAKDLYRKVKLLLKAGADPNIENTADKKAVDYAMEDNLKTKTVELLLNQ, via the coding sequence ATGACGAATGAGGAACTGACAGCCCTTGAAAAGGCGTCTAATAACGGTGATGATAAGTTGATCAGCGATCTGCTCACTCTACTGGACGGAAAGAAAAATTTTGATGATTATAAACTCAAATCCTCTATCAGACAGTTCATTCAAAAGGAAAATTATCAGATACTGAATGCGCTGATTGATAAAGGACTAATTGAAACCGATCTTTATGAGTACGATCGTTTCAGTGGCAGTGTGATAGAATTGCTGATCCATCCCGGCATCACGGATCAACAGGCTTTATCTGCCTATCTGGACTGGCTGCCACAGTTATTCAATAAAATAGATGATATAGATGAAGAAGTCAGCGGAGTAACATTGCTTCAGTATGCATTGGGTATCGGAGCTCCTCTTGGATCCTTACAAATACTTGTAGCATGTGGAGCAGATATTCATCAGAAAGATAAATACGACCAGTCTCTATTGTATCATGCCTGCAGTGTATCGCCTGTGAATGTTAAAAATGCGCCTGAGATCGTGGGCTGGCTGCTTGATAATGGAGTAGAAGTGGATGCTGCAAATGTAGAAAACAGAACGCCTTTATGCCGGGCAGTTTCTACAGGAAATATTTCCCTTCTTAGTTTGTTGCTTGAAAATGGTGCAGACCCCTCTGTACAGGATTGGAAAGGTGAAAATGCATTTTATCATGCTGCGGTACATCTGCATAATAAAGATATGGTAAAACTACTGTTGCAATACCAGACTCCTGACTGGCATATGCTGACTAAACAAAATGAAAATCTCCTGAATGCATTTCTTCGGGCTATGCTGAATGGGAATGAAGATGATTTGGAGATACTTGAATTGTTCTTTGAAAATGGTGCAGATCCCGAGATGACAAGTCAGTACTATAGCGCAGAAAAATCCGGCCTGGACTGGATTGCCGAAAAACCCTTTGAAATAATGGAGCGTTTGCTGGAAAAGCAATATTTCCGGATAGACTATCAGGATAATGAAGGAAATACACTCCTTCATAAAGTTTGCCGGTTCAATGTAAATTATGAGGAAAAAGCAGCTAAGGATCTGTACCGTAAGGTCAAACTCTTGCTGAAAGCAGGTGCAGATCCGAACATCGAAAATACAGCAGATAAAAAAGCGGTAGATTATGCGATGGAAGACAATCTTAAAACCAAAACGGTAGAACTTTTATTAAATCAGTAG
- a CDS encoding PDDEXK nuclease domain-containing protein, producing MATHHSVITDIKAIISRAKDSAIRAVDHQRTLMYWNIGQRIFEEEQEGKERADYGKYLTEYIAQELEPEFGSGFSKRQIELFRQFYRVFPIANTLYSQLSWSQYKLVIRLDNTDQREFYIAETIKNNWTVRQLERQIYSNLYERLLMSNDKESVLAVAKKEKLPSDASQIIKDPMILEFLGLKRENAYYERDLETAILTHLQEFLLELGNGFSFVARQKRIHIEGDEFFLDLVFYNRLLQCFVIVEIKTTKLTHQDIGQLQMYVNYYDRIEKLDHENPTIGILLCANKNDAVVKFTLPEGQKQIIASQYNLYLPTAQQLLDEMNKELESFKGKANGD from the coding sequence ATGGCAACACATCACTCTGTAATAACTGATATTAAAGCAATAATTTCTCGGGCAAAGGATAGTGCAATACGTGCTGTTGACCATCAGCGAACACTTATGTACTGGAATATCGGACAACGTATTTTTGAAGAAGAACAGGAAGGTAAAGAGCGTGCGGACTACGGCAAATACCTTACTGAATATATAGCACAGGAACTTGAACCTGAATTCGGAAGTGGATTTTCGAAGAGACAGATTGAATTGTTCCGGCAATTTTACAGGGTATTTCCAATTGCGAATACACTGTATTCGCAATTAAGCTGGAGTCAGTACAAGTTAGTTATCCGATTGGATAATACAGATCAGCGGGAGTTTTATATTGCCGAAACCATAAAAAATAACTGGACAGTCCGGCAGTTAGAGAGGCAGATATACAGTAATCTGTATGAGCGGCTGTTGATGAGCAATGACAAAGAGAGCGTACTGGCTGTTGCCAAAAAAGAAAAGCTCCCTTCTGATGCAAGTCAGATTATAAAAGACCCTATGATTCTGGAGTTTCTGGGTTTGAAAAGAGAGAATGCTTATTATGAAAGAGATCTGGAAACAGCTATTCTGACTCATTTACAGGAATTTTTACTCGAATTGGGAAATGGTTTTTCATTTGTGGCCAGGCAAAAGCGTATACACATCGAAGGTGACGAATTTTTTCTGGATCTTGTTTTCTATAATCGGTTGCTGCAGTGTTTTGTAATTGTAGAGATTAAAACAACCAAGCTTACTCATCAGGATATAGGTCAGTTACAGATGTATGTAAATTACTATGATCGTATTGAAAAACTTGACCACGAAAACCCAACAATAGGGATACTGTTATGTGCCAATAAAAATGATGCTGTCGTTAAATTTACTTTACCTGAAGGACAAAAGCAGATCATAGCCAGTCAGTATAACCTTTATTTGCCTACGGCTCAGCAATTACTGGACGAGATGAACAAAGAATTGGAGAGTTTTAAAGGGAAAGCTAATGGTGACTGA
- a CDS encoding LacI family DNA-binding transcriptional regulator has translation MKRVTIKDLSKYLSLSTSTISRALVNDKNIHPETKQKVLDMAEKMGYKPNPTALNLKYGQSKSIGFVVPEMTTPFSAKVLQGIQSVLYPLGYRIIIMQSDENPEIERKNLLMLEEFNVDGIIINLCHETYNMDLYQQIMSRGTALVFFDRIPAKSLEASKVMVNDHIKASLMVEHLIATGRRRIVHIKGPSSIRNATERALGYERILTKHGIFDPELLIKTDGATFEHGRNVAQQLLSKNIKFDSIFAFTDTLAIGAMNYLLEQGINIPQQVAIASFSGTELATIVHPQLSSVEQPLTKMGETAAHMMLDKIKNNIGECQTVVMDAELIYRASTLG, from the coding sequence ATGAAGCGTGTCACCATTAAAGATCTGTCCAAATACTTGTCCTTGTCTACCTCTACGATATCCAGAGCATTGGTAAACGACAAAAATATCCATCCCGAAACCAAACAGAAGGTTCTGGATATGGCAGAAAAAATGGGCTATAAACCGAATCCTACTGCACTGAATCTTAAGTACGGGCAATCGAAAAGCATTGGTTTTGTTGTTCCGGAAATGACTACTCCTTTTTCAGCGAAAGTGTTGCAGGGGATCCAAAGTGTTCTGTATCCGTTAGGATATAGAATAATCATTATGCAGTCGGATGAAAATCCGGAGATCGAACGCAAGAACCTGTTGATGCTGGAAGAGTTTAATGTGGATGGTATCATTATCAACCTATGTCATGAAACATATAATATGGATCTGTATCAGCAGATCATGAGCAGAGGAACAGCTCTCGTATTTTTTGACCGGATACCTGCCAAATCATTGGAAGCCTCCAAGGTAATGGTCAACGATCATATCAAAGCCTCTCTTATGGTCGAACACCTCATTGCTACAGGACGCAGAAGAATCGTACATATCAAGGGACCTTCTTCCATTCGCAATGCTACCGAAAGAGCATTGGGCTATGAACGGATATTGACCAAACATGGTATTTTTGACCCTGAATTATTAATCAAAACCGATGGCGCAACATTTGAACATGGCAGGAATGTGGCACAGCAACTGCTCAGCAAGAACATTAAATTTGACAGTATTTTTGCTTTTACGGATACCCTGGCTATCGGTGCTATGAACTATCTCCTGGAGCAGGGAATCAATATTCCGCAACAGGTCGCTATTGCCAGCTTTTCAGGAACAGAACTCGCAACTATTGTACATCCGCAATTGAGTAGTGTGGAACAACCGCTGACTAAGATGGGGGAGACTGCTGCTCATATGATGCTGGATAAGATAAAAAATAATATAGGTGAATGCCAGACTGTGGTGATGGATGCCGAATTGATATACAGAGCTTCTACATTAGGATAA